One window of the Rhipicephalus microplus isolate Deutch F79 chromosome 2, USDA_Rmic, whole genome shotgun sequence genome contains the following:
- the LOC119170390 gene encoding uncharacterized protein LOC119170390 yields MTKETCEATIMTTRSTVALIQHLLDNNFRYVLTRALNSDPVESLFSCFRQFNGGNDRVDARTAVFTAEKLLKVGILQAAKSGNAPHSSETNAPLKLKAREGNTAAVPLAVVLGAKRLSYELEVLNDWLAVPDDLELAPLVYLAGYIARACEEKLPCESCKVLLQETKPCGSIYDLVKKIDNGQLRYPNMEIVKICKLACDFVSEVMKDTEVRRSGNLCKLLHSALLPRLVTCPALRCGSGSLQHTNQICDVFFFKAASTTPS; encoded by the exons atgacgaaAGAAACATGCGAGGCAACGATAATGACGACGAGGTCAACTGTGGCATTGATTCAACATCTGTTAGACAACaa ctttcgctacgTCTTGACCCGTGCCTTGAACAGCGACCCCGTGGAGTCCCTCTTCAGTTGCTTTCGACAGTTTAACGGAGGCAACGATAGAGTTGATGCAAGAACCGCGGTCTTCACAGCCGAAAAGCTGTTAAAG GTTGGAATCCTCCAAGCTGCTAAGAGTGGAAACGCTCCCCATAGCTCCGAAACAAATGCACCTCTAAAACTCAAAGCCCGAGAAGGCAACACCGCGGCCGTGCCACTTGCGGTCGTCCTCGGTGCTAAGCGGCTTTCCTATGAGCTAGAAGTATTAAATGATTGGCTTGCTGTGCCGGATGACCTCGAACTAGCACCCCTAGTATACCTGGCCGGATACATCGCGCGTGCATGTGAGGAGAAG TTGCCCTGTGAATcatgcaaggttctcctgcaagAGACGAAACCGTGTGGCAGCATCTACGATTTAGTGAAGAAAATCGATAACGGACAACTTCGGTATCCCAACATGGAGATCGTGAAAATTTGCAAACTCGCATGTGACTTTGTCAGTGAAGTGATGAAAGACACTGAAGTTCGAAGAAGTGGAAATCTGTGTAAACTTCTTCACTCAGCCCTCCTTCCACGTTTGGTTACCTGCCCTGCACTACGGTGTGGTTCGGGCAGCCTTCAGCACACGAACCAgatctgtgatgtttttttttttaaagctgctTCGACCACTCCTAGCTAA